The window ATATTGTGGCcttcaacaaaatatgtacgtctcatttttattttaccatCTATCTTGAACACCCTTCAGtttttttaaccaattatTGTTCCCATCATGCAGAATTTTGAGCTTTGGTGGATTCAAAGATGTTGCCGAGTCTGGGGAAgatcttttgtttcttgtttctacctcttcaaacttgttttGTCTACAGTATCGACTTTTCTTTCCAGTTTTGCTACTTTTATCTATGAATTATCGTAGAATTATCATGTTTCATGAATTTTGCTGATTAAGTTGATGAGCATTTGATTGACGCATCTTTCGCTTTCTCGAGATCTCTGTTTATCCCACAATTGTCTCGTCTACGGTTAAAAATGTCTTCGATTTTTCCTAATCTTCAGAGTGATGGAATAGAAGAATCGTTCATGGACATGTAAATCTGAATATTACATGAGATTGATCATGTGGAAAATGATGCAGGTGTAGTATTGCATCCAATGGAAGATAACAACCATAAGAAAGTGTTCGGCCACTCTTTTTAAGTCCCAGAGATCACCAGGCTTCTCATCAATCCTGTTGTGTATTGAATCAACATGATGGGAGGATGTTAGAAAGAAGTGGTAGCATTTAACCTTTAAAACGAACTCTTTCAGAGTCCTAGTTAAGTGTGGAAGCTAAAATCAGTTGACAATAGAAAAGAGAATTTGAAAGGCACCACATTAACGATGGCCGTGAACTGTATGTTACCACTTAATAATCTAAAATAGCATGCTTTACAAGCCCCTATGGCTTAATGTTATAATAGAGCTACGAAGGTCTTATTATCATCTTacgtctttgttggcacaccgctcagtgttttactttgatactatttgtaacatgtttgtaacagctcaagctcgtTACGggctagatattgtccttggTTATGAATTGAATTGCAGACAacttcatgattttaaaatacctcTATTAGGGAGGGATAAATTGAAGGattttcataccattgtggagagtcattgTCTTCCTTCTCCTATCTAGTTTTTGTAACTcatgaagaaaaatggaaaaatagaCGAACTTTGTACTTTAAATTCGATCTTGAAATTAGGTAAGAACACGAGAGGAGAAAGATAGAAAATTACATTAGAAAGATAGAAAATTGCATTAGAAATAGTGAGTCTCTCAAGTCTCCTTCAACAAGTACGAGAGAGCAACAATCTATGCAACCATGGTAGTCCGTTGAATATGCTCCAGCAAGCCGACAATAGAATGTTGGAGTTTGACATGATGCAACCATGGTAGCCCGTTGAATATGCTCCAGCAAGCCGACAATAGAATGTTGGAGTTTGACATGAtacaacaaaaacagaaagcATACGTGTTAGAAGAAACCTCGTATGAGGTATcaacaaaattaacaaatcctttattttctttatgctattttcttttactttttctttcaattttctctgaTTCTTACATGGTTCATCCTCCATGAGGGAGATGGAAATGTATAAGATGCCCCAAAGCGCAGAAAAAGTAGTGGGTCGAAAAGTAATTTTTCATATACCTGAAgcttccacactcttataaaaaaatgcaagtaaaggtgtggaaacctggctgtgataccatttataacagggTGCTGAGTTGAAGGAGCTCTGCAGTGAAACCGACAGGGGAGGTGAAGGAGCTctgcttctctttctttcaatcTCTTCTTCTGCATACAGGGAACGAAGTaaaggggtgtggaaacctctccctcgcatatatgtttttattgCAGTTATATTTGAAactaaaactttaaaatattgttttttttttttttttaagttgaagaaacaaataaataaaaatgtgacatcaaaattataaatttaaaataaataatgaaaggaCTAAAACAAATctataaagaaataattaaaaaaaaaaaaaaaaaaaaaaaaaaaaaaaaaNTGATCAACTGAGTTAAGAGATCGATTGGCGTTGAGCTCGATAACATAGCGTACATGCGGCGCACCGGATTATGTCCTTCTCCCCCTTTAAATACTGCACAGAGCCGGAAACCCTAGACGCCACTAACAGGCTTTAGCAATTATCAGCATCCAGTCTCGTCTTCTCATTTTTGAGTTGCAGCATCCCCGCCGGCGGTAAGTTTCCGATCCACTCATCTCGATGTCTCTCACAAGTTTAATTcttgaaaaattatgaattgatTGCTAGGCTTTCGGATTTTCGTACAGAGAAATCTCTTCAGTTTGAAATGGCGGTCGCACTCCATGATGTCAAATCGGCAGCTGGTTTGAAAAAACTTGACGAGTACTTGCTTAGTCGTAGCTACATTTCCGGGTTAGTTTATGATCTCGTTTTGTTTAATTGACTTGATATTGTGTTCATACGAAGGCTTCGTTCTGAGTGAAGCGTAGATCTGGTTTTTTAATGTTCGATCGTTTATGAATGATTTTCTTCAGGTATCAGCCTTCAAAGGATGATGTTACCGTTTATGAGAGTCTCTCCAAACCCGTATCCAGCGAATATCTTAACGTGGCTAGGTGGAGCAATCACATCGAAGCACTCTTGAGAGTTTCGTAAGTAATCGAAATGTTTAAATTTGCGGCTGATTTCATTGAATTCATGTTCGTAGATTTGTGGTTATGTAATCTTTAATAATTGTTCTATAACCAATGGGTTCGATAATGGTTTTATAGTGCTGTTTTTGGAGAGGGTTCTGGCGTTAAGTTCGAATCAGCTGAGGCAATTGCAACCCCACCGGCCGGGGACGCAAAGGTAGAAATGTTACCTAATGTTTACTTTCGCCTATATGTTATGTGTGCTCCATACGAGAGGCGATACATAGTCTCTTGGTGCATGCTGCATTATAGAGTTAATTTGCTAGACTGGTTTCATCTCGTTAATTACTCTGAAAATTTTATCAGGCTGCTGctgatgacgacgacgacgataTGGATCTTTTTGGTGAAGAGACTGAGGAGGAAAAGAAGGCTGCAGAGGAGCGTGCAGCTTCCATCAAGGCTTCTACTAAGAAGAAGGAATGTGAGTTTTCTCAGTGATTCTATGCAACCCCCTTATACTGTCAGATAAAGACTTACATAACTGATTTTCATGATGTGGTGCATGCTGCTTTTCTTTATCAGCTGGCAAGTCATCAGTTCTGATGGATATTAAACCCTGGGATGATGAGACCGACATGAAGAAACTTGAAGAGGCCGTAAGAAGCGTTGAGATG is drawn from Cucurbita pepo subsp. pepo cultivar mu-cu-16 chromosome LG09, ASM280686v2, whole genome shotgun sequence and contains these coding sequences:
- the LOC111802575 gene encoding elongation factor 1-delta 2-like: MAVALHDVKSAAGLKKLDEYLLSRSYISGYQPSKDDVTVYESLSKPVSSEYLNVARWSNHIEALLRVSAVFGEGSGVKFESAEAIATPPAGDAKAAADDDDDDMDLFGEETEEEKKAAEERAASIKASTKKKESGKSSVLMDIKPWDDETDMKKLEEAVRSVEMEGLLWGASKLVPVGYGIKKLQIMLTIVDDLVSVDTLIEERLTVEPINEHVQSCDIVAFNKI